One Pseudodesulfovibrio cashew DNA window includes the following coding sequences:
- a CDS encoding geranylgeranyl reductase family protein — translation MGNRYDVIICGAGPAGATAGTVLARQGLSVALFDRARFPRKKLCGGLLTWKSVKLLEAVFGETPESMIRSGVINHVSEYYSIRTFEHGLASGRLPYPFHFTDRTRFDDMLLGHARATGAEVFEDEGVTACDPEKGSVTLASGRTVSARHVLGADGANSVVRSAFPRFDRDRFRRNMAPALEISLPPEDFPRPVDHPELIVGILDAGYGWVFPNRDRVILGICGLRRKKENFSELFRAYLTRLGVDMDLVPALHGHPLPYGNYLGAPFHQRALLAGDAGGYVEPLFGEGIFFALCTGLYAGEALAESQANRVDPGPRYARRLHRQIIPELKASDRLRWALFQGMRIAGPGSLSLFVNAGATRLAEMVHGIRSYAWLRRKEWDFL, via the coding sequence ATGGGCAATCGATACGACGTCATCATATGTGGAGCCGGTCCGGCCGGAGCCACCGCCGGAACAGTGCTGGCGCGGCAGGGCCTGTCCGTTGCCCTGTTCGACCGCGCCCGATTTCCGCGAAAAAAACTTTGCGGCGGACTGCTGACCTGGAAATCGGTCAAGCTGCTGGAAGCCGTGTTCGGAGAAACCCCGGAATCAATGATCCGGTCCGGGGTGATTAACCACGTCTCCGAATACTACTCCATCCGCACCTTTGAGCACGGTCTGGCCTCGGGTCGGCTTCCCTATCCCTTTCACTTCACGGACCGGACGCGGTTTGACGACATGCTGCTCGGCCATGCCCGCGCAACCGGAGCCGAGGTTTTCGAAGATGAGGGCGTGACCGCCTGTGATCCGGAGAAGGGGAGCGTGACCCTGGCGTCAGGCCGGACCGTCTCCGCCCGCCACGTGCTGGGCGCTGACGGCGCCAACTCCGTGGTCCGGTCCGCGTTTCCCCGATTCGATCGGGACCGCTTTCGCCGGAACATGGCCCCGGCCCTGGAAATATCCCTGCCGCCGGAAGACTTCCCCAGGCCCGTGGATCACCCCGAACTGATCGTGGGCATCCTCGACGCGGGCTACGGCTGGGTCTTCCCCAATAGGGACAGGGTGATCCTCGGGATCTGCGGCCTCAGACGCAAAAAAGAGAATTTTTCCGAGCTGTTCCGCGCCTACCTGACCCGGCTTGGCGTGGACATGGACCTAGTGCCCGCCCTGCACGGCCACCCCCTGCCCTATGGCAATTACCTGGGCGCCCCATTCCACCAACGCGCCCTGCTTGCGGGAGACGCCGGCGGCTACGTGGAACCCCTGTTCGGCGAAGGCATCTTCTTCGCCCTGTGCACCGGGTTGTATGCCGGGGAGGCGCTGGCAGAGAGCCAGGCGAACCGCGTCGACCCCGGACCGCGTTACGCCAGACGGCTGCACCGCCAGATCATCCCCGAACTGAAGGCCTCGGACCGCCTGCGCTGGGCCCTGTTCCAGGGCATGCGAATCGCCGGACCTGGCTCCCTGAGCCTGTTCGTCAACGCCGGGGCCACGCGGTTGGCCGAGATGGTCCACGGCATACGCTCTTATGCCTGGCTCCGCCGCAAGGAGTGGGATTTCCTCTAG
- a CDS encoding serine hydrolase, with the protein MVARPLRFTFALVFALILLSGTAAAGAFEDRLSGFERYGVKGMKDWKVPGMALAVVKGGEVVYAEGFGTRRFGEDLPVTGDTVFQVGSTTKAFTVALMATLVDEGKADWDDRVAELDPAFMMYDPWVTRESRIHDLFAQHSGMPAYAGDALSFLGFGRRDIVRSLRHVKPIYSFRDKFSYVNNLFVAGAEVEERLTGKSWETLMRERILSPLSMTDSSLTEAGLTGNTNNASLHVLVNGTPSPIEPGSMLAAWPYVYGPAGGLNSTARDMARWVGVQLGRGEFAGARLFSPKAADYMHTPQTPVFAGDFHGAYCQGWMRSELKKTVVVWHNGGTSGINSFVGFSPELDLGLVVLTNLGGHKLADALGLQFFDLMSGVESDWSERFLKERAAAEKAEAEEAEATPPSLPGLPPAAYAGTYSSPVYGEMAVTAERNRLMVRFGKDKRVAIRVRHRTMHTFAGDWPEMDPDSPEYHFDFDVTPDGDVASVTIRELHYDGLAVFTRK; encoded by the coding sequence ATGGTCGCTCGCCCGCTTCGCTTCACTTTCGCCCTTGTTTTCGCCCTGATTCTTCTGTCCGGCACTGCCGCCGCCGGGGCCTTCGAGGACCGCCTTTCCGGATTCGAACGGTATGGGGTCAAGGGCATGAAGGACTGGAAGGTCCCGGGAATGGCCCTGGCCGTGGTCAAAGGCGGCGAGGTCGTCTACGCCGAGGGGTTCGGCACCCGACGCTTTGGCGAAGACCTGCCCGTGACCGGGGACACGGTCTTCCAGGTGGGGTCCACCACCAAGGCGTTCACCGTAGCGCTCATGGCCACCCTGGTGGACGAAGGCAAGGCGGACTGGGATGATCGCGTGGCCGAACTCGACCCGGCTTTCATGATGTACGACCCCTGGGTGACACGGGAATCCCGTATCCACGACCTGTTCGCACAGCACAGCGGCATGCCCGCCTACGCGGGCGACGCACTGAGTTTCCTTGGTTTCGGGAGGCGGGACATCGTCCGTTCACTGCGCCACGTCAAGCCCATCTATTCCTTCCGCGACAAGTTCTCCTACGTGAACAACCTGTTCGTGGCCGGGGCCGAGGTCGAGGAACGGCTGACCGGCAAATCCTGGGAAACCCTGATGCGGGAGCGCATCCTGTCCCCCCTTTCCATGACCGATTCCTCCCTGACCGAAGCGGGGCTGACAGGGAACACGAACAATGCCTCGCTGCACGTGCTGGTCAATGGCACGCCCAGCCCCATCGAGCCTGGCTCCATGCTTGCGGCATGGCCTTACGTCTACGGACCGGCGGGCGGGCTCAATTCTACGGCCCGGGACATGGCGCGGTGGGTTGGGGTGCAGTTGGGACGCGGGGAGTTCGCCGGGGCGAGGCTGTTCAGCCCGAAGGCCGCCGATTACATGCACACCCCGCAGACGCCTGTCTTCGCAGGGGATTTTCACGGCGCATACTGCCAGGGCTGGATGCGCAGCGAGTTGAAGAAGACCGTGGTGGTCTGGCACAACGGTGGCACCTCGGGCATCAATTCCTTCGTAGGCTTTTCGCCCGAACTGGACCTGGGCCTGGTGGTGCTGACCAACCTGGGCGGGCACAAGCTCGCCGACGCCCTTGGCCTCCAGTTCTTTGACCTGATGTCCGGAGTGGAGAGCGACTGGAGTGAACGATTCCTCAAGGAACGCGCAGCAGCGGAAAAGGCCGAGGCCGAAGAAGCGGAGGCGACACCGCCCAGCCTGCCGGGCCTGCCACCGGCAGCCTACGCGGGTACATACTCAAGCCCGGTTTACGGAGAGATGGCGGTCACGGCGGAGCGCAACCGGCTCATGGTCCGGTTTGGCAAGGACAAGCGGGTGGCCATCAGGGTCCGCCACCGGACCATGCACACCTTTGCCGGGGACTGGCCCGAGATGGACCCGGACTCGCCCGAGTACCATTTCGACTTCGACGTGACCCCGGACGGGGACGTGGCCTCGGTGACCATCAGGGAATTGCACTACGACGGGCTGGCGGTGTTCACGCGGAAGTGA
- a CDS encoding PP2C family protein-serine/threonine phosphatase encodes MKEKDSTREELIREVAELRLRLAASEGALEELRSSGSEERAECLDRIESMQRAREALGMANFIVEHSPAVLFRREANEDAKLVYVSENVSQWGYTAAEFLSGELTFRDIIMEEDAERMGEELSSFRDSNAETYSQEYRIRTRGGGIRWISDATSVICGDDGAPLFNQGVLLDITRRKEAEQALARNEFKFRRTIEGAGQGYLLMDAGLNIREVNEAYSRMLGYAREDLLGRRPHDFATLEYQRFLEANRERFKMEMHRRFEGSMIHRSGRVVPVLVNAHTLLGEDGEFLGHVAFVTDLTEQKKALELAGEVQKSLLPERAPSIPGLDVAGASVASEVASGDYFDYLEGLDPEHPTLSLAVGDISGHGVDAALLMTTARGFLRMRAGQPGSPAQIVTEMNRHLSEDLEGSGRFMTLFYLNLDPEQRVARWVRAGHDPALIYCPYKDAFTELGADVAGLPLGVIGTSTYPEASGEVHPGQIIAIGTDGIWESRDASGQMFGKARFRQVLRDNARGSAKDILDAVFEAVRIFTDGARADDDITLVVVKYGSGEEAVPCPEEKATDGVTSA; translated from the coding sequence ATGAAGGAAAAAGACAGCACCAGGGAAGAATTGATCCGCGAGGTTGCGGAACTGCGACTGCGGCTCGCCGCCAGCGAGGGCGCGCTGGAGGAGCTCAGGTCCAGCGGGTCCGAGGAGCGGGCGGAATGCCTGGACCGGATCGAATCCATGCAGCGGGCTCGCGAGGCCCTGGGCATGGCCAACTTCATCGTGGAGCACTCCCCGGCGGTGCTTTTCCGCCGGGAGGCGAACGAGGACGCCAAGCTGGTCTATGTCTCGGAAAACGTCAGCCAGTGGGGCTACACCGCTGCGGAGTTTCTTTCGGGCGAGCTGACGTTCAGGGATATCATTATGGAGGAAGACGCCGAGCGCATGGGCGAGGAACTCTCCAGCTTCCGGGACAGCAATGCCGAGACGTACTCCCAGGAATACCGCATCCGCACCAGGGGCGGCGGCATCCGCTGGATATCGGACGCCACGTCCGTGATCTGCGGCGATGACGGCGCTCCGCTGTTCAATCAGGGTGTGCTTCTGGACATAACCCGCCGCAAGGAGGCCGAGCAGGCCCTCGCCCGGAACGAGTTCAAATTCCGCCGGACCATCGAGGGCGCAGGCCAGGGCTACCTGCTCATGGATGCCGGACTGAACATCCGCGAGGTCAACGAGGCCTATAGCCGGATGCTCGGGTATGCGCGGGAGGATCTCCTGGGCAGACGCCCCCATGACTTTGCCACCCTGGAGTACCAGCGCTTTCTGGAGGCCAACCGGGAGCGGTTCAAAATGGAGATGCATCGCCGGTTCGAAGGGTCCATGATCCACAGGAGCGGTCGAGTGGTACCCGTGCTGGTCAACGCCCACACCCTGCTCGGGGAGGACGGCGAATTTCTTGGGCACGTGGCCTTCGTCACGGACCTGACCGAGCAGAAGAAGGCCCTGGAGCTCGCGGGCGAGGTCCAGAAGAGCCTGCTGCCGGAGCGCGCTCCGAGCATCCCCGGCCTGGACGTGGCCGGGGCCTCCGTGGCCTCGGAAGTGGCCAGCGGCGACTATTTCGACTATCTGGAGGGGCTCGACCCGGAACACCCGACCCTCTCCCTGGCCGTGGGCGACATTTCGGGCCACGGCGTGGACGCGGCACTGCTGATGACCACGGCACGGGGCTTTTTGCGCATGCGCGCGGGACAGCCTGGCTCCCCGGCCCAGATCGTCACCGAGATGAACCGCCACCTTTCAGAGGACCTGGAGGGCTCGGGCCGGTTCATGACCCTGTTCTATCTCAACCTGGATCCGGAGCAGCGCGTTGCCCGCTGGGTGCGCGCCGGGCATGATCCGGCCTTGATCTACTGCCCGTACAAGGACGCCTTCACCGAACTGGGGGCTGATGTGGCCGGGCTCCCCCTGGGCGTCATCGGTACCTCCACCTATCCCGAAGCCTCGGGCGAGGTCCATCCGGGCCAGATCATCGCCATCGGCACCGACGGCATCTGGGAATCGCGTGACGCGTCCGGCCAAATGTTCGGCAAGGCGCGGTTCCGCCAGGTCCTGCGCGACAACGCCCGGGGATCGGCCAAAGACATTCTGGACGCGGTCTTTGAAGCGGTTCGGATTTTTACGGACGGGGCCAGGGCCGACGACGACATCACCCTGGTGGTGGTCAAGTACGGCTCGGGCGAAGAGGCCGTCCCTTGTCCGGAAGAGAAGGCAACGGACGGCGTCACTTCCGCGTGA
- a CDS encoding MarR family transcriptional regulator, giving the protein MEAKVLEAMRDAGKPVRPGDVAKALGVDSKDVSKAIKSLKENGQVISPKRCYYEPA; this is encoded by the coding sequence ATGGAAGCTAAAGTACTCGAAGCAATGCGTGACGCAGGCAAGCCGGTTCGTCCCGGAGATGTGGCCAAGGCCCTGGGCGTGGACAGCAAGGACGTGTCCAAGGCGATCAAGTCCCTCAAGGAAAACGGCCAGGTCATCTCGCCCAAACGCTGCTATTACGAACCCGCCTGA
- a CDS encoding N-acetylmuramoyl-L-alanine amidase, translated as MKALHPHFFRISRALPFLILAASLLAASPVLAQSARSYFLVGHSDFHALLKNAKKRKYRSSWEAVEKNFSRCLKQDPDGPFAPKALYYIGRVHEELGVQSGLKSDFRRAADYFGRVVSRYPRHGWADDCLYRRADIYARRLKEYGNARRDLAKIIVEFPKSDMHAKAKTYLRRLGKYNQAIAEAKGGDSGATVNAAPAKKPKPSPKTSPKDPSGLAHLDMVRYRSSDDYTRVVLELDDRVKYRYQVLDPNPKVNRPHRLYIDLQGSRLGNDVTASTQVSDGILRSIRTGQYTSDTTRVVLDFLSMREYKIFPLENPFRIVIDVYSPGEGTPAPTAMAAKPKSEPVRSAKDSKYRPPKGSKAQSGDLLEQLGLTVRTIMIDAGHGGKDPGAVANGLREKDINLRFAKLLGGKLKAKGFHVLYTRSTDTFIRLEQRTAMANVKKADLFISVHCNANRNHSVNGLETYSLNLAKSKDAVRIAARENAVDPRSISDLQFILTDLMVSSKIKESRDLAKDVQVSTVSRVRKKWSLKSQGTREAPFYVLMGAKMPSVLVELGYITNKREASRLKSQAYLEYLAQGIVEGVKAYKGKIERYAMN; from the coding sequence ATGAAAGCACTGCACCCCCATTTTTTTCGTATTTCCAGGGCGCTGCCGTTCCTGATTCTCGCCGCGTCGCTGCTGGCAGCCTCTCCTGTCCTCGCTCAGTCGGCCCGCTCCTACTTCCTTGTGGGGCACTCCGATTTCCACGCCCTGCTCAAGAACGCCAAGAAACGAAAATACCGCTCCAGCTGGGAAGCGGTGGAAAAAAACTTTTCCCGTTGCCTGAAGCAGGACCCTGACGGTCCCTTTGCTCCCAAGGCCCTCTATTACATCGGCCGGGTGCATGAGGAATTGGGAGTCCAGTCCGGGCTCAAGTCCGATTTCCGGCGCGCGGCGGACTATTTCGGCCGCGTGGTCTCGCGCTATCCGCGCCACGGCTGGGCCGATGACTGCCTCTACCGCCGGGCCGACATCTATGCCCGTCGCCTCAAGGAATACGGCAACGCCAGGCGGGACCTGGCCAAGATCATCGTCGAGTTCCCCAAATCGGACATGCACGCCAAGGCCAAGACCTATCTGCGCCGCCTGGGCAAGTACAATCAGGCCATCGCCGAGGCCAAGGGCGGCGATTCCGGCGCGACGGTCAATGCCGCTCCCGCGAAAAAGCCCAAACCCTCGCCCAAGACCAGCCCCAAGGACCCCTCCGGATTGGCCCATCTCGACATGGTTCGTTACCGGTCCAGCGACGACTATACGCGCGTTGTGCTGGAACTGGATGATCGAGTGAAGTACCGCTACCAGGTGCTTGACCCCAACCCCAAGGTCAACCGCCCCCACCGTCTCTACATCGACCTCCAGGGCTCTAGGCTGGGGAACGACGTGACCGCCTCGACCCAGGTCTCGGACGGCATCCTGCGGTCCATCCGCACAGGCCAATATACATCCGACACCACCCGCGTGGTCCTCGATTTCCTCTCCATGCGTGAGTACAAGATATTTCCCCTGGAGAACCCTTTCCGCATCGTCATCGACGTCTATTCGCCCGGCGAAGGCACGCCCGCCCCGACCGCAATGGCCGCCAAGCCCAAGAGCGAGCCAGTCCGGTCGGCCAAGGACAGCAAGTACCGTCCGCCCAAAGGTTCCAAGGCCCAGTCGGGCGACCTGCTGGAGCAACTCGGCCTCACCGTGCGCACGATCATGATCGACGCCGGACACGGCGGCAAGGACCCGGGCGCGGTGGCCAACGGCCTGCGCGAAAAGGACATCAACCTGCGCTTCGCCAAGCTGCTTGGCGGCAAGCTCAAGGCAAAGGGGTTCCATGTGCTCTATACCCGGAGCACGGACACCTTCATCCGCCTGGAGCAGCGTACGGCCATGGCCAACGTGAAGAAGGCGGACCTGTTCATTTCCGTCCACTGCAACGCCAACCGCAACCACAGCGTCAACGGCCTGGAGACCTACAGTCTCAACCTGGCCAAGTCCAAGGACGCCGTGCGCATCGCGGCGAGGGAGAACGCGGTGGACCCGCGCTCCATCTCCGACCTCCAGTTCATCCTCACCGATCTGATGGTCAGCTCCAAGATCAAGGAGAGCCGCGATCTGGCCAAGGATGTCCAGGTCAGCACCGTGAGCCGCGTGCGCAAGAAGTGGTCGCTCAAGAGCCAGGGCACCCGCGAGGCTCCGTTCTACGTGCTGATGGGCGCAAAGATGCCCTCGGTTCTGGTGGAACTTGGCTACATCACCAACAAGCGCGAGGCGAGCCGCCTCAAGTCCCAGGCCTACCTGGAGTACCTCGCCCAAGGCATCGTCGAGGGCGTCAAGGCCTACAAAGGCAAGATCGAACGCTACGCCATGAATTAG
- a CDS encoding metallophosphoesterase family protein — MTHPFLAVLADIHGNSLALRAVLDDAARRGADRLVNLGDTFYGPLDPGGTWDLLKDLDMPAILGNQDRVLLENGPEWASVPTFRATMDAIGEAGLDWLRSLSPTLVMDSVLLCHGTPANDTAYLLEDVSTGLPVPRNCEEIGKDLKAGAEGCSLVLAGHSHLQGETVCGGVTVVNPGSVGLPAYDDDTPPHAMASGSPHARYALIYREEQGWRTEFVAVRYDWEQAAAMAARNGREDWAGWLRTGLA, encoded by the coding sequence ATGACGCATCCTTTTCTGGCCGTACTGGCCGACATACACGGCAATTCCCTGGCGCTTCGCGCCGTGCTGGACGACGCCGCCCGACGCGGCGCGGACCGGCTCGTCAATCTGGGCGACACCTTTTACGGTCCGCTTGACCCGGGCGGGACATGGGACCTTCTCAAGGACCTGGACATGCCCGCCATCCTCGGCAATCAGGACCGGGTCCTGCTGGAGAACGGCCCGGAATGGGCCTCCGTGCCGACATTCCGCGCCACGATGGACGCCATCGGCGAGGCGGGGCTGGACTGGCTCCGTTCCCTGTCCCCCACCTTGGTCATGGACTCAGTCCTGCTCTGCCACGGCACCCCGGCGAACGACACGGCCTATCTACTGGAGGACGTCTCCACCGGCCTGCCTGTGCCCCGGAACTGCGAGGAGATCGGCAAGGACCTGAAGGCCGGAGCCGAAGGATGCTCCCTGGTCCTGGCCGGACACAGCCATCTCCAGGGAGAGACGGTTTGCGGCGGAGTGACCGTGGTCAATCCCGGCAGTGTGGGGCTGCCGGCCTACGACGACGACACGCCGCCCCACGCCATGGCCTCGGGCTCACCCCACGCCAGGTATGCGCTGATCTACCGGGAAGAGCAGGGGTGGAGGACCGAGTTCGTCGCCGTGCGCTACGACTGGGAGCAGGCTGCTGCCATGGCCGCCCGCAACGGCCGGGAGGACTGGGCGGGATGGCTGCGCACCGGACTGGCGTGA
- a CDS encoding ABC transporter ATP-binding protein: MARQRDLHYMGNRYMLKRSIGYFGPYKLRVTFAVIAMLLYAPIAPALAWLTKYVTDKVLIAKDMDMLKLCIAGLVTLIVLKGILQFCQVYVMNSTGILVLKDMRRDLFDKIVRLPMPFFAESEIGMLMSRIVSDVVAVRQCLPSVIMFIRQVFTLLGLIGMVIYLDAHLAFWSLVVMPAALYPLIWFGKKVRKYGRKMQAELSGVNVVLEESFSGIKVIKAFANELRESRRFDKENTNLAKAIIRQIFYSESSSRVMDFVSAGAGATVLWIGGSRVIGGQMTPGDLTAFLVCLVQLYEPIKKINMSNNQIQQGLAGAERVFDIFDSPRIQVEDEGSARFDGDFRELSFEDVHFTYPDAPKPALNGVSLRIEAGQRVAIVGPSGSGKTTLVNLIPRFYSPQQGLVRLNGLQLKDYSLSSLRMGLGLVSQDTFLFNDTVTANIAYARDEYERDEVERAARGAFAHDFIMEMPDGYDTVVGEGGVKISGGQKQRLTIARAIMKNPPLLILDEATSALDTESERVVQKALENLMQGRTSIVIAHRLSTVLNADVIVVMEQGRVVAKGTHRELLESCSLYERLYRMQFEDSAE, translated from the coding sequence TTGGCCCGACAGCGAGACCTGCACTACATGGGCAACCGGTACATGCTCAAACGGAGCATCGGATACTTCGGCCCCTACAAGCTGCGCGTGACTTTTGCGGTCATCGCCATGTTGCTCTACGCTCCTATTGCGCCGGCCCTGGCCTGGCTCACCAAGTACGTCACCGACAAGGTGCTCATCGCCAAGGACATGGACATGCTCAAGCTGTGCATCGCCGGGCTGGTCACCCTCATCGTGCTCAAAGGCATCCTCCAGTTCTGCCAGGTCTACGTCATGAACTCCACCGGCATTCTGGTGCTCAAGGACATGCGGCGCGACCTCTTCGACAAAATCGTCCGGCTGCCCATGCCGTTTTTCGCCGAATCGGAGATCGGCATGCTCATGAGCCGCATCGTCAGCGACGTGGTGGCCGTGCGCCAGTGCCTGCCCAGCGTGATCATGTTCATCCGCCAGGTCTTCACCCTCCTCGGCCTCATCGGCATGGTCATCTACCTGGACGCCCATCTCGCCTTCTGGTCCCTGGTGGTCATGCCCGCCGCCTTGTACCCGCTCATCTGGTTCGGCAAAAAAGTCCGCAAGTACGGACGAAAAATGCAGGCCGAACTGTCCGGGGTCAACGTGGTTCTGGAGGAATCGTTCTCCGGAATCAAGGTGATCAAGGCCTTTGCCAACGAACTGCGTGAATCTCGCCGCTTCGACAAAGAAAACACGAACCTGGCCAAGGCGATCATCCGTCAGATCTTCTACAGCGAGAGTTCCTCGCGGGTCATGGACTTCGTATCCGCCGGAGCCGGAGCCACGGTGCTCTGGATCGGCGGCTCCCGCGTCATCGGGGGCCAGATGACTCCCGGCGACCTGACCGCCTTCCTGGTCTGCCTGGTCCAGCTCTACGAGCCGATCAAGAAAATCAACATGTCCAACAACCAGATCCAGCAGGGACTGGCAGGCGCCGAGCGGGTTTTCGACATTTTCGATTCTCCGCGTATCCAGGTGGAGGACGAGGGAAGCGCACGGTTTGACGGTGATTTCAGGGAGTTGTCCTTCGAGGATGTCCACTTCACCTATCCCGACGCACCCAAGCCCGCGCTCAACGGCGTCTCCCTGAGAATCGAGGCGGGGCAGCGCGTGGCCATCGTCGGCCCCAGCGGCTCGGGCAAGACCACCCTGGTCAACCTCATCCCCCGATTCTATTCGCCCCAGCAGGGGCTCGTCCGCCTTAACGGCCTGCAGCTGAAGGACTATTCCCTATCCAGCCTGCGCATGGGCCTGGGGCTGGTCTCCCAGGACACCTTCCTGTTCAACGACACGGTCACGGCCAACATCGCCTACGCCCGCGACGAATACGAACGGGACGAGGTGGAGCGAGCCGCCAGAGGGGCCTTTGCCCATGACTTCATCATGGAGATGCCCGACGGCTACGACACCGTGGTCGGCGAAGGCGGAGTAAAAATCTCCGGCGGCCAGAAGCAGCGGTTGACCATCGCCAGGGCGATCATGAAGAACCCGCCGCTGCTCATTTTGGATGAGGCCACTTCGGCCCTGGACACCGAGTCCGAGCGGGTGGTCCAGAAGGCCCTGGAAAACCTCATGCAGGGGCGCACCTCCATCGTCATCGCCCACCGCCTGTCCACCGTCCTCAACGCGGACGTCATCGTGGTCATGGAACAGGGCCGGGTGGTAGCCAAAGGCACGCACCGGGAACTGCTCGAATCCTGTTCCCTGTACGAGCGGCTCTACCGAATGCAGTTCGAAGATTCAGCGGAATAG
- a CDS encoding chemotaxis protein CheD: MTREPDHTTPQPVGCEASTAKREPLVVNISDMKLSSDSADVIVTYSLGSCLGVTAYDPVLRIGAMVHCLLPSPGANREKARKNPFMFVNTGVATMVRKVIDLGAKRERLIFKAAGGANMRNDTLFNTGRRNFEALEKLLERNSVTLSAQDVGGTIPRTLFLYLDTGRVVVRSFGKEKEL, translated from the coding sequence ATGACCAGGGAACCGGACCATACAACGCCCCAGCCCGTCGGCTGCGAGGCATCCACTGCCAAGCGGGAGCCGCTCGTCGTCAATATCTCGGACATGAAGCTGTCCAGCGATTCCGCCGACGTTATCGTCACTTACTCCCTTGGGTCCTGTCTCGGGGTTACCGCATACGACCCCGTGCTCCGTATCGGGGCCATGGTCCACTGCCTGCTGCCATCCCCAGGCGCCAACAGGGAAAAGGCCCGCAAAAACCCGTTCATGTTCGTGAACACGGGTGTGGCCACCATGGTGCGAAAGGTCATCGACCTGGGCGCAAAACGCGAACGCCTCATCTTCAAGGCGGCGGGCGGGGCCAACATGCGAAACGATACGCTGTTCAATACGGGCCGAAGAAACTTCGAGGCCCTGGAAAAATTGCTTGAACGCAACTCCGTCACCCTCTCCGCCCAGGACGTGGGCGGGACTATCCCGCGAACCCTGTTCCTCTATCTGGATACCGGACGGGTGGTTGTGCGTTCTTTCGGCAAGGAGAAGGAGTTATGA
- a CDS encoding HDOD domain-containing protein, translated as MSRRNEILDQVSKVVAVPSCSHMASGLLGNPDADFRELARVIEYDPGLTANLLKVVNASFFSGSRPVRTAREAIIKLGTTQVLQFVISTGVAPSFVQKIEGYDLAPNMHLQHSVSVAMAARELGSILSMDVPDYTFTAGLLSGIGKTLLGAYVDVNVQSILDFALRDGLSFDQAEDMVLGINHAELGGIVLESWGLPEELTRVVRHHLRPDEYDGVDPVLDLVHIGNVLAKMIGVGLGVDGLNYIPSQKVAERLGLSPDVLDMAAANVVVGLESVRSLFMECVA; from the coding sequence ATGAGCAGACGGAATGAAATCCTCGATCAGGTCTCCAAGGTGGTGGCAGTGCCGTCCTGCTCCCACATGGCGTCCGGCCTGCTCGGCAATCCCGACGCCGACTTCAGGGAGCTGGCGCGCGTCATAGAATATGACCCCGGCCTTACGGCCAACCTGCTCAAGGTTGTCAACGCCTCCTTTTTCAGCGGCAGCCGCCCGGTGCGCACGGCCAGGGAGGCGATCATCAAGCTCGGCACCACCCAGGTCCTCCAATTCGTCATCTCCACGGGCGTGGCCCCCTCCTTCGTGCAGAAGATCGAGGGGTACGACCTGGCCCCGAACATGCACCTCCAGCACTCGGTCTCCGTGGCCATGGCAGCCCGCGAGCTGGGCTCCATTCTCTCCATGGACGTCCCGGACTACACCTTTACCGCTGGCCTGCTCTCGGGCATCGGCAAGACCCTGCTCGGCGCGTATGTGGACGTCAACGTCCAGTCCATCCTGGATTTCGCCCTCAGAGACGGCCTCAGTTTCGACCAGGCCGAGGACATGGTGCTCGGCATCAACCACGCCGAACTCGGCGGCATCGTGCTCGAATCATGGGGCCTCCCGGAAGAACTCACCCGCGTAGTCCGCCATCACCTCCGGCCCGACGAATACGACGGGGTGGACCCGGTCCTCGACCTGGTCCACATCGGCAACGTGCTGGCCAAGATGATCGGCGTCGGGCTGGGCGTGGACGGTCTGAACTACATCCCCTCCCAGAAGGTGGCCGAGCGGCTCGGACTCTCGCCGGACGTCCTGGACATGGCCGCGGCCAACGTGGTGGTGGGACTTGAATCCGTGCGTAGCCTGTTCATGGAGTGCGTAGCCTAG